In Sporosarcina sp. PTS2304, a genomic segment contains:
- a CDS encoding DUF881 domain-containing protein — protein sequence MNSNRKAAREKRGKQLLFSIVFLVLGFMLAFAYRTVGSTMQELDVVQTDLFLQEEQYREDLITQQERNKELTNELLEKQKKIQDFEDRFSNQEENHAVLVEKARDLRLLLGVMPATGSGVKVTLEDADYDPSIQNPNDYIVHESHVLRVINELKIAGAQGLAINGQRINSNSYIKCTGPVIMVDGRTFPAPFVIEAIGDPKVLAPAMHLKGSVIDGLVRDNIVVTLEELKEIQLTAIRDEV from the coding sequence TTTCTATAGTCTTTCTCGTCCTAGGTTTCATGCTTGCCTTTGCTTATCGCACGGTCGGTAGTACCATGCAGGAACTGGACGTAGTACAAACCGATTTATTTCTGCAAGAAGAGCAGTATAGGGAAGATTTGATCACACAGCAAGAAAGAAATAAAGAATTGACGAATGAGTTACTTGAAAAACAAAAAAAAATTCAGGATTTTGAAGATCGTTTCTCGAATCAAGAAGAAAATCACGCGGTACTTGTAGAAAAAGCAAGAGATTTACGGTTACTACTCGGTGTAATGCCGGCAACAGGATCCGGTGTAAAAGTGACTCTTGAAGACGCTGATTACGATCCGTCCATCCAAAATCCAAATGATTATATAGTTCATGAAAGTCATGTGCTACGTGTAATCAATGAATTGAAAATTGCGGGTGCGCAAGGACTTGCGATCAATGGACAGCGCATCAATTCGAATTCCTACATAAAGTGTACAGGCCCTGTTATTATGGTTGACGGTAGAACCTTTCCAGCTCCATTCGTTATAGAGGCGATCGGCGACCCGAAAGTATTAGCACCTGCTATGCATTTAAAGGGAAGTGTAATTGATGGACTGGTCCGTGATAACATAGTCGTCACTTTGGAAGAACTGAAAGAGATCCAATTGACTGCGATTCGTGACGAAGTTTGA